A window of the Microscilla marina ATCC 23134 genome harbors these coding sequences:
- a CDS encoding bifunctional riboflavin kinase/FAD synthetase gives MKIHRGLASFTPGEYTIVTSGTFDGVHVGHQKILARIREISSKSKGETVLITFWPHPRIVLSDGNTDLKLLSTINEKARLLEKHGIDHLVVLPFTKEFSQLSPDAFIKQVYVQGVGTQKLVIGYDHRFGKNREGGFDYLKEHASSYGFEIEEISRHDIDDVVISSTKIRNALLEGNIEIANQYLGYAYSIEGKVMHGDKIGRTMGFPTANLNIPETFKLIPADGIYAVEAILGDEQLRGMLYIGNRPTLSGATQRRIEVNLFDFDRDIYEESLNLCLVAKIRGDEKLDSLEALKLKLKDDERKSRAIFGM, from the coding sequence ATGAAAATACACAGGGGATTAGCCTCATTTACTCCCGGAGAATATACTATAGTAACCAGTGGTACTTTTGATGGTGTGCATGTAGGACATCAGAAAATTCTTGCTCGTATCAGAGAAATAAGTAGCAAAAGTAAGGGCGAAACCGTTCTTATTACATTTTGGCCACATCCCCGCATTGTGTTGTCTGATGGCAACACCGACCTGAAGTTACTATCTACCATCAACGAAAAAGCCCGATTACTTGAAAAGCATGGCATTGATCATTTGGTAGTATTACCTTTTACCAAAGAGTTTTCTCAGCTGAGCCCTGATGCTTTTATCAAGCAGGTATATGTGCAGGGGGTAGGTACTCAAAAACTAGTCATTGGTTATGACCATCGTTTTGGCAAAAACCGAGAAGGAGGATTTGACTATCTCAAAGAACACGCGTCGAGCTATGGTTTTGAAATTGAAGAAATTTCGCGACATGACATAGATGATGTGGTCATTAGCTCTACCAAAATACGCAATGCGCTTTTAGAAGGAAATATTGAAATTGCCAACCAATATTTGGGATATGCTTATAGCATCGAAGGTAAAGTAATGCATGGTGATAAGATTGGACGAACGATGGGTTTTCCTACGGCTAATCTGAATATTCCTGAAACTTTTAAGTTGATTCCGGCAGATGGTATTTATGCCGTAGAGGCAATACTGGGAGACGAACAACTCAGGGGAATGTTGTATATTGGCAATCGTCCTACTTTGTCAGGGGCAACCCAACGGCGTATAGAAGTGAACCTGTTTGACTTTGACCGTGATATATATGAAGAATCTTTAAATCTTTGCCTGGTAGCTAAAATCAGGGGAGACGAAAAACTGGATTCGTTGGAAGCGCTCAAGCTTAAATTGAAAGATGATGAGCGTAAATCGCGGGCAATTTTTGGAATGTAA